The Brassica oleracea var. oleracea cultivar TO1000 unplaced genomic scaffold, BOL UnpScaffold09981, whole genome shotgun sequence genome includes the window TGCAGGTGGAGTACCTGGTATTGGCAAGACTCAGATTGGGATACAGCTCTCTGTGAATGTTCAGATTCCTCGCGAGTTTGGTGGTCTTGGAGGAAAAGCGATATACATCGGTATGCTTCTTTAACAGTCACTTGATTGGGCTCTTCTTTATTGTTGATGCTTTTGTGTGGTGGTACAGATACAGAAGGTAGCTTCATGGTGGAGCGTGCTCTACAGATAGCAGAAGCTTGTGTGGAGGACATGGAAGAATACACTGGATACATGCACAAACATTTTAAAGCGAGTCAAGTGCAGATGAAACCTAGAGATATCTT containing:
- the LOC106322209 gene encoding DNA repair protein RAD51 homolog 3-like, yielding GGVPGIGKTQIGIQLSVNVQIPREFGGLGGKAIYIDTEGSFMVERALQIAEACVEDMEEYTGYMHKHFKASQVQMKPRDILENIFYFRVCSYTEQIALVNHLDKFISENKDVKVVIVDSITFHFRQDFDDLAQRTRVLSEMAL